In one window of Microbacterium natoriense DNA:
- a CDS encoding trans-sulfuration enzyme family protein: MHARPDRHDPRTLSDLSLAVHAGIQLDSTLALRTPLVMANSYQLPDDPSDISWSATAPGLYTRNTGVNQAALEQKLAALDEAEEAVALASGVAALHAVFFTHVRAGDHVVVSDVVYEATWRLWTELLPRRYGLEATFVDVSDLDAVRAAMRPETRLVCIEAIANPTTKVADVAAIAEIAHAGGALLMVDSTFTPPPFFRPIRNGADLVVHSLTKYLNGHGDAMGGSVAGRHELIEPIKADAMVDVGGIISPFNAWQIQRGTVTLPLRLRQHFTSAARIAEMLADDPRVEYIAYPGLDSHPDHALAVRQFEGRGFGGMMTFAVKGSPDVQNRFVANLRLITSGFSLGHDDSLIVHTGTEGGRVAAYPEPFRTHGHLRLSVGLEDADDLLHDLAAALDATFSH; this comes from the coding sequence ATGCACGCGCGCCCTGACCGCCACGACCCCCGCACCCTCTCGGATCTGAGCCTGGCGGTGCATGCCGGCATCCAGCTCGACTCGACGCTGGCGCTGCGCACCCCGCTGGTCATGGCGAACTCGTATCAGCTCCCCGACGATCCGAGCGACATCAGCTGGTCCGCCACGGCCCCGGGTCTCTACACGCGCAACACCGGGGTGAACCAGGCCGCGCTGGAGCAGAAACTCGCCGCGCTGGACGAGGCCGAAGAAGCCGTCGCCCTCGCCTCGGGCGTCGCCGCGCTGCACGCGGTCTTCTTCACCCACGTGCGCGCCGGCGACCACGTCGTGGTGAGCGATGTCGTCTACGAGGCGACCTGGCGGCTGTGGACCGAACTGCTCCCGCGCCGCTACGGGCTGGAGGCGACCTTCGTCGACGTGAGCGATCTCGATGCGGTGCGGGCCGCGATGCGCCCGGAGACCAGACTCGTATGCATCGAGGCGATCGCGAACCCGACCACGAAGGTCGCCGACGTCGCCGCGATCGCCGAGATCGCCCATGCCGGCGGAGCGCTCCTGATGGTCGACTCGACGTTCACCCCGCCGCCGTTCTTCCGGCCGATCCGCAACGGGGCCGACCTCGTCGTGCATTCGCTGACCAAGTACCTGAACGGTCACGGCGACGCGATGGGCGGATCCGTCGCAGGCCGTCACGAGCTCATCGAGCCGATCAAGGCCGACGCGATGGTCGACGTCGGCGGCATCATCTCGCCCTTCAACGCCTGGCAGATCCAACGCGGAACCGTCACGCTCCCTCTGCGTCTGCGTCAGCACTTCACGTCGGCCGCCCGAATAGCCGAGATGCTGGCCGACGATCCTCGCGTGGAGTACATCGCCTACCCTGGGCTCGACTCGCACCCCGATCACGCCCTCGCCGTGCGGCAGTTCGAAGGTCGCGGCTTCGGAGGCATGATGACGTTCGCAGTGAAGGGGTCGCCCGACGTGCAGAACCGCTTCGTCGCGAACCTCCGCCTGATCACCTCCGGGTTCTCGCTCGGTCACGACGATTCGCTGATCGTGCACACCGGCACCGAGGGCGGGCGGGTCGCCGCCTACCCCGAGCCGTTCCGCA
- a CDS encoding Lrp/AsnC family transcriptional regulator, translated as MSEHRLDEIDRRIIAALTEDARVPLVSLAARVHLSRNAVKQRMDRMEREGVIAGYTVVSGRAGRSRVSAIVMVYRSDRMRGGGVIAEISRIPEVRRCDVMSGDFDLLVSLEAESMDRIGEIWEMLAALPGVSNTVTAVSLTRVIDRE; from the coding sequence ATGAGCGAGCATCGTCTGGACGAGATCGATCGCCGCATCATCGCGGCGCTCACCGAAGACGCGCGAGTCCCGCTGGTGTCGCTCGCCGCCCGCGTGCATCTCTCGCGCAACGCCGTCAAGCAGCGCATGGACCGCATGGAACGCGAGGGAGTGATCGCGGGATACACCGTCGTCTCCGGGCGCGCGGGCCGTTCGCGGGTGTCGGCCATCGTCATGGTGTATCGCAGCGACAGGATGCGCGGGGGAGGGGTGATCGCCGAGATCTCCCGCATCCCTGAAGTGCGCCGATGCGATGTGATGTCGGGGGATTTCGATCTGCTCGTGTCGCTGGAGGCGGAGTCCATGGACCGCATCGGGGAGATCTGGGAGATGCTCGCCGCGCTGCCCGGGGTGTCGAACACGGTCACGGCGGTCTCGCTCACCCGCGTCATCGACCGCGAGTGA
- a CDS encoding aldehyde dehydrogenase family protein — MSLQTMLPPAPAYSLLTVRDPFSDEIIGQVVQSDAADVAEIMARARLGASLSRELTRFERHAILARAARLLEDRADEASALIVREAGKTIVQARKEVGRAITTLSLSAETARSFQGEVIPFDAYEGSADRRGWYTREPLGVILAITPYNDALNLVAHKLGPAIAGGNSVILKPSQFTPLTAQLLVEVLTSAGLPDEIVTLVHGDRHLAQALVSVRDIRMVSFTGGFATGEAIARAAGLKRLAMELGGNAPVLVFADAGIPAAVEACVSGAFWAAGQNCVGAQRLLVARPVYDEFRDRLAARTSSLTAGDPADPSVDVGPMISQAAAERAEAAVDDAVAAGARVIAGHRREGSVYWPTAVENVDATSGLWTEEVFAPVVALMPFDTEHEAVARANDVEYALHAAVFTSDVTRALRVAESLEAGGVMINDSSDYRVDSMPFGGAKYGSMGREGVRFAFEEMTQPKVTCIAL; from the coding sequence ATGAGCCTGCAGACCATGCTTCCGCCCGCTCCCGCGTACTCGCTGCTGACCGTCCGTGATCCCTTCTCGGACGAGATCATCGGGCAGGTGGTGCAGAGCGATGCCGCAGACGTCGCTGAGATCATGGCGCGCGCCCGCCTCGGGGCGTCGCTGTCGCGGGAGCTCACCCGATTCGAACGGCATGCCATCCTCGCCCGTGCCGCGCGACTGCTCGAGGATCGTGCCGACGAGGCCTCGGCGCTCATCGTGCGCGAAGCAGGCAAGACGATCGTCCAGGCGCGCAAGGAGGTCGGCCGGGCGATCACGACCCTGTCGCTCTCGGCCGAGACCGCGCGGTCGTTCCAGGGAGAGGTCATCCCCTTCGACGCGTACGAGGGCTCGGCCGATCGGCGCGGCTGGTACACCCGGGAGCCGCTGGGCGTGATCCTCGCCATCACGCCGTACAACGACGCACTCAACCTCGTCGCGCACAAGCTCGGACCCGCCATCGCCGGCGGCAACTCGGTGATTCTCAAGCCGTCGCAGTTCACCCCGCTGACCGCGCAGCTGCTCGTCGAGGTGCTCACTTCCGCCGGCCTCCCCGACGAGATCGTGACACTCGTGCACGGCGACCGCCACCTGGCGCAGGCGCTGGTCTCGGTGCGCGACATCCGCATGGTGTCGTTCACGGGCGGTTTCGCGACCGGCGAGGCGATCGCACGCGCCGCCGGTCTCAAGAGGCTCGCGATGGAGCTCGGCGGCAACGCCCCCGTGCTCGTGTTCGCAGATGCCGGCATCCCCGCGGCCGTCGAGGCGTGCGTCTCCGGTGCGTTCTGGGCCGCGGGGCAGAACTGCGTGGGCGCCCAGCGCCTCCTCGTCGCGCGCCCCGTGTACGACGAGTTCCGAGATCGCCTTGCGGCGCGGACCTCGTCTCTCACGGCCGGTGACCCGGCAGACCCCTCGGTCGATGTGGGTCCGATGATCTCCCAGGCCGCGGCGGAGCGCGCCGAGGCCGCGGTCGACGATGCCGTCGCAGCCGGCGCCCGCGTCATCGCCGGGCATCGCCGTGAGGGCTCGGTGTACTGGCCGACCGCCGTCGAGAACGTCGACGCGACGAGCGGACTGTGGACCGAGGAGGTCTTCGCCCCCGTCGTGGCGCTCATGCCGTTCGACACCGAGCACGAGGCCGTCGCGCGCGCGAACGACGTGGAGTACGCGCTGCACGCGGCCGTGTTCACCTCGGACGTCACCCGCGCGCTGCGCGTCGCCGAGTCGCTGGAGGCCGGCGGGGTGATGATCAACGACTCCTCCGACTACCGCGTCGACAGCATGCCCTTCGGCGGTGCCAAGTACGGGAGCATGGGCCGAGAAGGCGTGCGGTTCGCCTTCGAGGAGATGACGCAGCCGAAGGTGACCTGCATCGCGCTGTGA
- a CDS encoding homoserine dehydrogenase, with protein sequence MSHHDIALIGFGGVNRALAEIIHSRGERLAADIGCTLRVVAITDLRFGSLMQSGGIDLAAVLSMTGDQSFAGMPGGDSEPKNEHVIRHTTADIVVEATFTNPIDGEPAVSHVRAALESGKSVTTTNKGPVALAGRELSALAEAHRVRFEYEGSVMSGTPVLRLAAETLKGLQISSIQGILNGTSNFVLGRMEAGASLDAAVAEAQALGYAEADPTADVEGSDVQLKVVILANEILGAGITTADVSRTGISGITEHDVAAAAADGERWKLVGSIARDESGSVTASVQPLALGAEHPLAGISGATNAVAFTTDLLGTVTISGPGAGRMETAYALLSDIIAIDAHQTALAGVAR encoded by the coding sequence GTGAGCCACCACGACATCGCTCTCATCGGCTTCGGAGGCGTCAACCGGGCGCTCGCCGAGATCATCCACTCCCGCGGCGAGCGCCTCGCCGCGGACATCGGCTGCACCTTGCGCGTCGTGGCGATCACCGACCTGCGCTTCGGGTCGCTCATGCAGAGCGGAGGCATCGACCTGGCCGCCGTGCTCTCGATGACGGGTGACCAGAGCTTCGCCGGGATGCCCGGCGGCGATTCCGAGCCGAAGAACGAACACGTCATCCGCCATACGACAGCGGACATCGTGGTCGAGGCGACCTTCACGAACCCGATCGACGGGGAACCGGCCGTCTCGCACGTGCGCGCCGCCCTCGAATCGGGCAAGAGCGTGACCACGACCAACAAGGGCCCCGTGGCTCTGGCCGGCCGCGAGCTGTCGGCGTTGGCCGAGGCGCACCGCGTGCGGTTCGAGTACGAGGGCTCGGTGATGAGCGGCACTCCCGTGCTGCGTCTCGCTGCGGAGACGCTGAAGGGCCTCCAGATCTCGAGCATCCAGGGCATCCTCAACGGCACCAGCAACTTCGTGCTCGGGCGGATGGAGGCGGGGGCCTCTCTCGACGCCGCCGTCGCCGAGGCTCAGGCGCTCGGCTACGCGGAGGCCGATCCGACCGCCGATGTCGAGGGATCGGATGTGCAGCTCAAGGTCGTCATCCTCGCCAACGAGATCCTCGGCGCCGGCATCACCACGGCCGACGTGAGCCGCACGGGCATCAGCGGGATCACCGAGCACGACGTCGCTGCGGCTGCGGCCGACGGCGAGCGCTGGAAGCTGGTCGGCTCGATCGCCCGCGACGAGTCGGGATCGGTGACGGCATCGGTCCAGCCGCTCGCGCTGGGGGCCGAGCATCCTCTGGCCGGAATCTCCGGAGCCACCAACGCCGTCGCCTTCACCACCGATCTGCTGGGCACGGTGACGATCTCCGGCCCGGGTGCCGGGCGCATGGAGACGGCGTACGCCCTGCTCTCCGACATCATCGCGATCGACGCGCACCAGACCGCTCTGGCCGGAGTTGCACGATGA
- a CDS encoding amino acid permease, which produces MTPLPGEKTLPNALPHTTATQVPLRRLQRTMDARHLIMIALGGVIGSGLFLSSGYTISQAGPLGAIIAYLIGAAVVYLVMACLGELAIAYPVSGAFHIYAARSIGPATGFTTAWLYWLCWVVALGSEFTAAGILMQRWFPGVAVWVWCLVFAAVLFILNAISARVFGEAEFWFSLVKVVAIVALIVLGAAAVFGFTPLSAEHPPALLFSNFETPGGLFPNGFSGVLITSLAVFYAFSGSELIGVAAGETKDPAKNIPKALRSTVLRLVVLFVGAITVVAAILPYDQAGVTSSPFVDVFQYVGVPFAADIMNFVIITALLSAGNSGLFSCARMLFSLAEEGHAPKALTRLTKRGVPIIALSVSILIGMVSLLTSVIAAGTVYLVLVSIAGFAVVAVWMSIVASLYFHRRKFVREGGRVADLAYRTPLYPVLPIVAFALLLVSVIAIAFDPNQVAALYFGLPFVGACYLYFWWRHGRKGHATAVDHESESDGV; this is translated from the coding sequence ATGACGCCACTCCCGGGGGAGAAGACCCTCCCCAATGCCCTGCCGCACACCACGGCTACCCAGGTGCCGCTGAGGCGTCTCCAGCGCACGATGGACGCGCGGCATCTCATCATGATCGCCCTCGGAGGCGTGATCGGCTCCGGCCTCTTCCTCAGCTCCGGGTACACGATCTCGCAGGCCGGCCCTCTCGGCGCGATCATCGCGTACCTCATCGGCGCGGCCGTCGTCTACCTCGTCATGGCGTGCCTCGGTGAGCTCGCTATCGCCTACCCGGTCTCCGGGGCGTTCCACATCTACGCCGCGCGCTCGATCGGCCCCGCAACGGGCTTCACGACCGCGTGGCTCTACTGGCTGTGCTGGGTGGTGGCGCTCGGATCCGAGTTCACCGCCGCCGGTATCCTCATGCAGCGATGGTTCCCCGGCGTCGCCGTCTGGGTCTGGTGCCTCGTCTTCGCCGCCGTGCTCTTCATCCTGAACGCGATCTCGGCGCGAGTCTTCGGCGAAGCCGAGTTCTGGTTCTCCCTCGTCAAGGTCGTCGCGATCGTCGCGCTGATCGTCCTGGGCGCCGCGGCGGTCTTCGGCTTCACGCCGCTGTCAGCCGAGCATCCTCCTGCCCTGCTCTTCAGCAACTTCGAGACACCTGGCGGGCTCTTCCCCAACGGATTCAGCGGCGTCCTCATCACCTCGCTCGCCGTCTTCTACGCCTTCAGCGGCTCGGAGCTCATCGGAGTCGCCGCCGGCGAGACCAAGGACCCGGCGAAGAACATCCCGAAGGCCCTGCGATCGACGGTGCTCCGGCTGGTCGTGCTCTTCGTCGGCGCGATCACGGTGGTCGCCGCGATCCTCCCGTATGACCAGGCCGGCGTCACGAGCAGCCCCTTCGTCGACGTCTTCCAGTACGTCGGGGTGCCGTTCGCGGCCGACATCATGAACTTCGTCATCATCACCGCGCTCCTCTCGGCGGGGAACAGCGGGCTCTTCTCCTGTGCGCGCATGCTGTTCTCCCTTGCCGAGGAAGGGCACGCTCCGAAGGCGCTGACCCGCCTCACGAAGCGCGGAGTTCCGATCATCGCTCTCAGCGTCAGCATCCTGATCGGCATGGTCTCGCTGCTCACCAGTGTCATCGCCGCGGGAACCGTGTACCTCGTGCTCGTGTCGATCGCGGGTTTCGCGGTCGTGGCGGTGTGGATGTCGATCGTCGCCTCGCTGTACTTCCACCGGCGAAAGTTCGTCAGAGAGGGCGGGCGCGTCGCCGACCTCGCGTACCGCACCCCGCTGTACCCGGTTCTGCCGATCGTCGCCTTCGCACTTCTGCTGGTCTCGGTCATCGCGATCGCCTTCGACCCGAACCAGGTCGCCGCGCTCTACTTCGGCCTGCCGTTCGTCGGCGCGTGCTACCTGTACTTCTGGTGGCGGCACGGACGCAAGGGCCACGCGACTGCCGTGGACCACGAGTCCGAATCCGACGGGGTCTGA
- a CDS encoding IclR family transcriptional regulator domain-containing protein — translation MASSSLTQGLALLAAAVEQERSARPGVTASRLAEYTGIERSRVSRLSRELSERRLLERDGDALFTAGAEFFRTAAALNVSWLRESRVALRSLASALGMNAFITVAEGVRGVVLRHETAAEGPDRSLRDGLVTPIWCTGAGRALLWDHGRADIETLLRDVQFVGVGGPTAPRSADEVERMQERDRAAGLISAREEYDQGVDEFALPIRHGGAVIASIAVRGRHTAKGPSRRTRMLLEQFSQQLSDIAERG, via the coding sequence GTGGCATCATCATCGCTGACCCAGGGGCTCGCCCTCCTGGCCGCCGCCGTCGAACAGGAACGCTCCGCTCGTCCCGGTGTCACGGCTTCCCGCCTCGCGGAGTACACGGGCATCGAGCGGAGCCGGGTCTCCCGCCTCAGCCGCGAGCTGAGCGAGCGGCGGCTTCTCGAGCGCGACGGCGACGCGCTCTTCACCGCCGGCGCGGAGTTCTTCCGCACTGCGGCTGCGCTCAACGTGTCCTGGCTGCGGGAGTCGCGTGTCGCGCTCCGCTCCCTCGCATCCGCTCTCGGCATGAACGCGTTCATCACCGTCGCCGAGGGAGTGCGCGGCGTGGTCCTGAGGCACGAGACCGCCGCGGAGGGTCCCGATCGCTCCCTCAGGGACGGCCTGGTGACGCCGATCTGGTGCACCGGAGCAGGGCGGGCGCTGCTGTGGGATCACGGCCGCGCCGACATCGAGACCCTGCTCCGCGACGTGCAGTTCGTCGGGGTGGGCGGACCGACTGCGCCACGTTCTGCGGACGAGGTCGAGCGGATGCAGGAGCGCGACCGTGCGGCCGGATTGATCTCCGCACGGGAGGAGTACGACCAGGGCGTGGACGAGTTCGCTCTTCCCATCCGGCATGGCGGCGCGGTCATCGCCTCGATCGCCGTGCGCGGCCGGCACACGGCCAAGGGGCCGAGCCGGCGGACCAGGATGCTGCTCGAGCAGTTCTCGCAGCAGCTCAGCGATATCGCAGAGCGCGGCTGA
- a CDS encoding IclR family transcriptional regulator → MPQARESVSPSTSMGRGMDVLTALTALRRDGGKPTVAEIARVLDRERSQVSRTLATLADSGLIERRADRSFDLAWGWYATAQELTAQRMRVHGLAVLQSLSAELGEAAFLSVLQGATTLTMLESLPAASRMIGSWIGRAYPAYCSDAGRATLWDAADEEVRAVFETTEFSPQGPRTPLSIEEFLSRLDDDRSRGYSIVDQEAEAELYSVAAPVWDFRGEVVAAIQVVGAREAMSARAAECGAACARAATALSDALGAPRSA, encoded by the coding sequence ATGCCGCAAGCCCGAGAGTCCGTCTCCCCTTCGACGAGCATGGGTCGCGGCATGGACGTTCTGACCGCGCTGACCGCGCTGCGTCGAGACGGCGGTAAGCCGACGGTGGCGGAGATCGCCCGCGTGCTCGACCGCGAGCGCTCCCAGGTGTCGCGCACCCTGGCCACTCTGGCCGACAGCGGCCTGATCGAGCGTCGCGCCGATCGCTCCTTCGATCTCGCCTGGGGGTGGTACGCGACCGCGCAGGAGCTCACGGCGCAGAGGATGCGCGTGCACGGCCTCGCTGTGCTGCAGAGCCTCTCCGCCGAGCTGGGCGAGGCCGCGTTCCTGAGCGTGCTGCAGGGCGCGACGACGCTCACGATGCTCGAGAGCCTGCCAGCTGCCTCGCGGATGATCGGCTCGTGGATCGGGCGCGCATATCCCGCCTACTGCAGTGATGCCGGGCGGGCGACGCTCTGGGACGCGGCCGACGAAGAGGTCCGCGCCGTCTTCGAGACGACCGAGTTCTCGCCGCAAGGGCCGCGGACGCCGCTGTCGATCGAGGAGTTCCTGTCGAGGCTCGATGACGATCGCAGCCGCGGCTACTCGATCGTCGATCAGGAGGCGGAGGCGGAGCTGTACTCGGTCGCGGCTCCCGTCTGGGACTTCCGCGGAGAGGTCGTCGCCGCGATCCAGGTGGTGGGTGCACGCGAGGCGATGTCGGCGCGTGCGGCCGAGTGCGGTGCGGCGTGCGCCCGCGCGGCGACCGCCCTCTCAGACGCCCTCGGTGCGCCGCGAAGCGCGTGA
- a CDS encoding M15 family metallopeptidase — MHLPRQPQHAPPRSPIHGPALPIGLAVTAIGILIAIGTAPTNGASAEQTMPEPSVVEAVPGIELDAIAAADPCSEPAVQAAIASADDAATIAAFGGGESFREAVVAGNAPCIALNDPSHVWVVVNKARPLDPIDFTPQPLTAAPLQLTTGSGQARSDVAAAVGELAAGAAADGVGQIGANNGYRSYDLQVRTYASHVRAEGQDHADAASARAGHSEHQTGLALDLVACAPCGGIEAFGATPQGAWVAEHAWEYGFIVRYEDGSTPISGYMPEPWHVRYIGVELAEAYHAGGFHTLEEFFGLPAAPDYLQ, encoded by the coding sequence ATGCATCTTCCGCGGCAGCCCCAGCACGCGCCGCCGCGTTCCCCGATCCACGGTCCCGCGCTGCCGATCGGGCTCGCGGTCACGGCGATCGGCATCCTCATCGCGATCGGCACGGCGCCGACGAACGGAGCGTCCGCCGAGCAGACGATGCCCGAACCCAGCGTCGTGGAGGCGGTGCCGGGGATCGAGCTGGATGCGATCGCGGCAGCCGATCCGTGTTCCGAGCCCGCCGTGCAGGCGGCCATCGCGAGCGCGGATGACGCCGCCACCATCGCCGCGTTCGGCGGGGGCGAGAGCTTCCGCGAGGCCGTCGTCGCCGGCAACGCCCCGTGCATCGCCCTGAACGACCCCTCGCACGTCTGGGTCGTGGTCAACAAGGCGCGGCCGCTCGACCCGATCGACTTCACACCGCAGCCGCTCACGGCGGCGCCGCTGCAGCTCACGACCGGGTCGGGGCAGGCGCGATCCGATGTCGCCGCAGCCGTCGGCGAACTCGCCGCGGGGGCTGCGGCCGACGGCGTAGGGCAGATCGGCGCCAACAACGGCTATCGCTCCTACGACCTGCAGGTTCGCACCTACGCCTCGCACGTGCGGGCGGAGGGGCAGGATCACGCGGATGCCGCATCCGCGCGGGCCGGGCACAGCGAGCACCAGACGGGTCTGGCCCTCGACCTCGTCGCGTGCGCTCCCTGCGGCGGCATCGAGGCTTTCGGCGCGACGCCACAGGGCGCCTGGGTCGCCGAGCACGCGTGGGAGTACGGCTTCATCGTGCGCTACGAAGACGGATCGACTCCGATCAGCGGATACATGCCCGAACCATGGCACGTCCGCTACATCGGCGTCGAGCTGGCGGAGGCGTACCACGCGGGGGGCTTCCACACGCTCGAGGAGTTCTTCGGGCTGCCGGCCGCGCCCGATTATCTGCAGTGA
- a CDS encoding acyl-CoA dehydrogenase family protein, with product MERDIYEEDHEAFRDLVKDFVKRHVTNEAIEKWDAAGEIDRETMLAAGEAGLIGLSVPEEFGGAGMLQDYRFRTIVMEEVIASGAGSLAGAFGIQDDLAVPYLVHMGTQEQKEKWLPRMATGEVLGALAMTDPGAGSDLRGIKTNAKKVDGGYILNGAKTFISSGTTADVVVTFVKTGEGNRPDAFSLLLVEKGMEGFDQGKKLRKMGFHGWDTAELSFTDVFVPDENLISGKEGQGFIQLMLNLPLERLSIGVAAAAAAQAALDWTVAYTKDREAFGERIADFQNTRFRLADMSATTDAMWAYIDRALLAYKDKKLTAEDAAKVKFWATEREWEVLDTGVQLHGGYGYIMEYPIARAFTDARVHRIYGGTNEIMRDLVGRQIVGKR from the coding sequence ATGGAACGCGACATCTACGAAGAGGACCACGAGGCCTTCCGCGACCTCGTCAAGGACTTCGTCAAGCGCCACGTCACGAACGAGGCGATCGAGAAGTGGGATGCCGCGGGTGAGATCGACCGCGAGACCATGCTGGCGGCGGGAGAGGCCGGTCTGATCGGACTCTCCGTCCCCGAGGAGTTCGGCGGCGCGGGAATGCTGCAGGACTACCGCTTCCGCACGATCGTGATGGAAGAGGTCATCGCGTCCGGTGCGGGCTCGCTCGCCGGCGCCTTCGGCATCCAGGACGACCTGGCCGTCCCGTACCTCGTGCACATGGGCACGCAGGAGCAGAAGGAGAAGTGGCTGCCGCGCATGGCCACCGGCGAGGTGCTCGGCGCTCTCGCGATGACCGACCCGGGCGCCGGCTCCGATCTGCGTGGCATCAAGACCAACGCGAAGAAGGTCGACGGCGGCTACATCCTCAACGGCGCGAAGACCTTCATCTCCTCGGGCACGACGGCCGACGTCGTCGTGACCTTCGTCAAGACCGGCGAGGGCAACCGTCCCGACGCTTTCAGCCTGCTGCTCGTCGAGAAGGGCATGGAAGGCTTCGACCAGGGCAAGAAGCTCCGCAAGATGGGCTTCCACGGCTGGGACACCGCCGAGCTCAGCTTCACCGACGTGTTCGTCCCCGACGAGAACCTCATCAGCGGCAAGGAGGGCCAGGGATTCATCCAGCTCATGCTGAACCTGCCGCTCGAGCGTCTGTCGATCGGTGTGGCCGCCGCGGCCGCCGCGCAGGCAGCGCTCGACTGGACCGTGGCCTACACGAAGGATCGCGAGGCGTTCGGCGAGCGCATCGCCGACTTCCAGAACACCCGCTTCCGGCTGGCCGACATGTCGGCCACGACCGACGCGATGTGGGCGTACATCGACCGCGCCCTGCTCGCGTACAAGGACAAGAAGCTCACCGCGGAAGACGCGGCGAAGGTCAAGTTCTGGGCGACCGAGCGCGAGTGGGAGGTGCTCGACACGGGCGTGCAGCTGCACGGCGGCTACGGCTACATCATGGAGTACCCGATCGCGCGGGCCTTCACCGACGCCCGCGTTCACCGCATCTACGGCGGAACGAACGAGATCATGCGCGACCTGGTGGGTCGCCAGATCGTCGGCAAGCGCTGA
- a CDS encoding glycosyltransferase family 2 protein has product MFIFLLQLRNMLGGYPELYLFVVYSALIWGLWLTKLLISQHYRPYTEPHRAGTSVIIPVVDEPLDLFRDVLGRIIDQNPDEIIVVINGARNVGLEEVCAEFAPKVRWVHTTIAGKRNAVKVGVELSSHEISILVDSDTVWTPGALEELIKPFADERVGGVTTRQRILEPERRWMTRWADWLENSRALYAMPAQSVLGQVGCLPGRTIAFRREILVRVMDRFMTERFMGVFLEVSDDRTLTNLTLKEGYRAVYQHTSLVYTDAPTQLGKLFKQQLRWARGSQYNTLRMLPWMLAHAPMLAVFMLMDIVLPFLLAGVIAGWVYRAALGAGHNFYEAILEEFGVGSGLIWVVALIVVSSVLSMAIRQLRHLSEKPSDFLRLPVFILASTFFLMPVRLIGFFRMGHVAGWGTRAGAYTAGQDDPGDSIRGADPESERMLQELRDLSDGVKVSPESSTADPVSTSTGSTAVLVKTSAPLRRKTMQDVPAAVERRRLNPKAAWPYVMGFTIFGLEAMFIVLGTA; this is encoded by the coding sequence ATGTTCATCTTTCTGCTGCAGCTGAGGAACATGCTCGGGGGGTATCCCGAGCTGTACCTCTTCGTCGTGTACTCGGCACTGATCTGGGGCCTGTGGCTCACCAAGCTCCTGATCAGCCAGCACTACCGGCCGTACACCGAGCCGCACAGAGCCGGCACGAGCGTGATCATCCCGGTGGTCGACGAGCCGCTCGACCTGTTCCGCGACGTTCTCGGGCGGATCATCGACCAGAACCCCGACGAGATCATCGTGGTGATCAACGGTGCGCGCAATGTCGGCCTCGAAGAGGTCTGCGCCGAGTTCGCCCCGAAGGTGCGCTGGGTGCATACGACGATCGCCGGCAAGCGCAACGCGGTCAAGGTCGGCGTCGAGCTGTCTTCGCATGAGATCTCGATCCTGGTCGACTCCGACACGGTCTGGACGCCCGGGGCGCTCGAGGAGCTGATCAAGCCCTTCGCCGACGAACGCGTCGGCGGAGTCACAACCCGCCAGCGCATCCTCGAGCCCGAGCGGCGGTGGATGACCCGCTGGGCCGACTGGCTGGAGAACTCCCGCGCGCTCTACGCGATGCCGGCGCAGAGCGTGCTCGGGCAGGTGGGATGCCTGCCTGGACGCACGATCGCGTTCCGCCGCGAGATCCTCGTCCGCGTGATGGACAGGTTCATGACCGAGAGGTTCATGGGCGTGTTCCTCGAGGTGTCCGACGACCGTACGCTCACGAACCTCACCCTCAAGGAGGGTTACCGCGCGGTCTATCAGCACACCAGCCTCGTCTACACGGATGCTCCGACCCAACTGGGGAAGCTGTTCAAGCAGCAGCTGCGCTGGGCCCGCGGCAGTCAGTACAACACCTTGCGGATGCTCCCCTGGATGCTCGCGCACGCCCCGATGCTCGCGGTGTTCATGCTCATGGACATCGTGCTGCCGTTCCTGCTCGCCGGCGTGATCGCGGGCTGGGTGTACCGCGCGGCGCTCGGAGCCGGGCACAACTTCTACGAGGCGATCCTCGAGGAGTTCGGCGTCGGATCAGGGCTGATCTGGGTGGTGGCGCTGATCGTCGTCTCGTCGGTGCTGAGCATGGCGATCCGGCAGCTGCGGCATCTCTCGGAGAAACCCAGCGACTTCCTGCGGCTGCCGGTCTTCATCCTCGCGTCGACGTTCTTCCTCATGCCTGTTCGACTCATCGGGTTCTTCCGAATGGGGCACGTGGCCGGCTGGGGGACCAGGGCGGGCGCCTACACCGCAGGTCAGGACGATCCGGGCGACAGCATCCGCGGTGCTGACCCGGAGAGCGAGCGGATGCTGCAGGAGCTGCGCGATCTCTCCGACGGCGTGAAGGTCTCCCCGGAGTCGAGCACGGCCGATCCGGTATCGACGTCGACGGGATCGACAGCGGTTCTCGTGAAGACCTCTGCTCCGCTTCGCCGCAAGACCATGCAGGACGTGCCGGCGGCCGTCGAACGCCGACGGCTGAACCCGAAGGCCGCGTGGCCGTACGTCATGGGGTTCACGATCTTCGGATTGGAGGCGATGTTCATTGTCCTCGGCACCGCGTAA